The following are encoded together in the Variovorax sp. PBS-H4 genome:
- the kdgD gene encoding 5-dehydro-4-deoxyglucarate dehydratase, which yields MNPQELKSIMGSGLLSFPLTDFDAEGNFHKRGYIERLEWLAPYGASALFAAGGTGEFFSLTSDEYPEIIETAVQTCRGKVPIIAGAGGPTRFAIQCAQAAEKAGAHGVLLLPHYLTEAGQEGLAAHVEAVCKSVKFGVIVYNRGQSRLYPDTLAKLAERCPNLVGFKDGIGDIELMSSIHLRMGDRFAYLGGLPTAEVYAAAYKALGTPVYSSAVFNFIPKTAMDFYKAVAADDTATQHRLLKQFFMPYLEIRNKGQGYAVSIVKAGARIVGHDAGPVRTPLTELKPQEYDALASLIGQLGPQ from the coding sequence ATGAATCCCCAGGAACTCAAATCCATCATGGGCTCCGGCCTGCTGTCTTTTCCGTTGACCGACTTCGATGCCGAGGGCAACTTCCACAAGAGGGGTTACATCGAGCGCCTTGAATGGCTGGCCCCCTACGGCGCGAGCGCGCTGTTCGCCGCCGGCGGCACGGGCGAGTTCTTCTCGCTTACCAGTGACGAGTACCCGGAGATCATCGAGACGGCGGTGCAGACCTGCCGCGGCAAGGTGCCGATCATCGCGGGCGCGGGTGGCCCCACGCGCTTTGCGATCCAGTGCGCGCAGGCTGCCGAGAAGGCCGGCGCCCACGGCGTCCTGCTGCTGCCGCACTACCTGACCGAAGCCGGCCAGGAAGGACTGGCCGCGCACGTGGAGGCGGTGTGCAAGAGCGTGAAGTTCGGCGTCATCGTCTACAACCGCGGCCAGAGCAGGCTGTACCCCGATACCCTGGCGAAGCTGGCCGAGCGCTGCCCCAATCTCGTCGGCTTCAAGGATGGCATCGGCGACATCGAGCTCATGAGCTCGATCCACCTGCGCATGGGCGATCGCTTCGCCTATCTCGGCGGCCTGCCGACGGCCGAGGTCTACGCGGCGGCCTACAAGGCGCTGGGCACGCCGGTGTATTCCTCGGCGGTCTTCAACTTCATTCCGAAGACCGCGATGGACTTCTACAAGGCGGTGGCGGCCGACGACACGGCGACGCAGCACCGGCTGCTCAAGCAGTTCTTCATGCCTTACCTCGAGATCCGCAACAAGGGCCAGGGCTATGCGGTGAGCATCGTCAAGGCCGGGGCGCGCATCGTCGGGCACGACGCAGGACCGGTGCGCACGCCGCTCACCGAACTCAAGCCGCAGGAGTACGACGCCCTGGCCTCGCTCATCGGCCAACTCGGGCCGCAGTAG